The DNA window TATACCATTTGAAAATCTTCATGTAACGCTCTACCGGATACATCCACCACAAATAAACTGGACCACAAATTCTAATCTTCCTTACTAGATGAACTACTAAGTGAACCTTAACGTCAAAGAATGATGGAGGGAAAAACATCTCTAATTGGCACAAGATAATTGCAGCTTCATGTTTCAATTCATCTAAATTTTTAGGATCTATAACTTTACTACATATAGcattgaagaataagcacaatCTGGTTATAGTCAACCTTACGTTTCTTGATAAGATGCCACGGATAACCACTTGAAGAAGTTGTTGCATCATGACATGAAAATCATGAGAATTTAAGCCAACTAATTTATGACTGTTCTCTGAcacaagtttcttcacatttgatGAGTACCATTGGGGAACTTTAATACCCTGTAAACAATcacaaaacttttttttctttcttagatAGAGTGTGACATGCTGGGGGAGAATAGGTCATATTTCCTACTTCTTTTGGGGCTCATTCTTGTCGTATACCCATCACAACCATATCTTCGCGGGATTTTTTAGTATCTTTTATCTTGTCTTTAATGTTGAGAAGTGTTTCAATCAAAATATCTCATGCATATTTCTCCACGTGTATCACATCAAGACAATAATTTACATCAAGACTTGACCAATATGGAAGATCAATGAACACTAACCTCTTTTTTCAAGAATTTTTCTCCACGggctttttttgtttctttctaaaGACAACTTTAATGTATTGTTGTCTTCTATAAACTTTCTTCCCAGTTAAGGGTTTTGGAGAGATATCACGCTTCTGTTCTCAATTAAAAGCCTTGTGCAATCTACGATATGGATGATTAGGTCTTAGAAATCTTCAATGcccaaaataaaatatagttttaTCACGTTCTCATaatgttaattatattatttattataaaatatactttgtttttgtattttagtTTGTTTCCAATTGGCATTTAGATGCCTTGATAAGATGGCAAGTTTCTAGAATGGAATTTGATGAAAGGTTCAACTAAATAAAGTTTCTGGTGTCGTATATGATGATGTCACACTCATAAATGAAATAGAAGATTAATCTTCTAGATAGCTTCAAATCAACTGTTGAAATTTGTTTTTCCATCAACCATGCCACTGTCACCGTGTGGCCATAAGAATTTGCTGCATCCAAATCTCAACTACAATAAAGGTTGTAGTAGTTGTCGAGACATTTTTTCTTATGCAGCAAATTTTGACAATTTCATTCGGATATTAATAGTATTTAGCCTGAAGGTGGCAAAATGGGGCCGAGTCCGCGGATATACATGTTTTGTCAGCACTTTTTTATACAGACTAAAATTTTAAATCTGCATTCTCAAATATATTCTCTCCATCCTACATCGATTTTTTCGAACTTTTGGTAGGCCAGACAAAGATTTTGGACTAGCACCCTCATCTAATCCACTTTTGGTAGGCCAAACAAAGATTTTGGACTAGCACCCTCATCTAATCCACTTGGTGCTTGTCCTATTGTTGAGAGCTTTTGCGAGACAGAAAAACTAACTCATCTAATTTGTTTGTCCTATTGTTGAGAGCTTTTGTGAGAACGAAATAGAAAAACTAACTCATCTAATTTGCTTGTCCTATTGTTGAGAGCTTTTGTGAGAACGAAATAGAACATACATACCCGTTTGTCACCTCTATTTATTGCATCTACAAAATTTGATAACACTTTGTCAAAAGGAATAAAGGATTATATATATACTTTTCACACCTATTCAATAAGCAAATTTTGACTCACTTATTAAGAGAAATTCAGATTTAATCCATCTAATATCTTACAAAAATTTCAGTTTAGCATAGTTTAAAATTTGTTAAACCAGAGGACTAACTAGTTTTAATTTCTACTAACCATTGGGACATGGCAAGAAAAACAAAATCGGCACATTAAGATTTAATGAACACGTACAAAATTGTATCTGACATCTACTTGTATATTAATGTTCTAgttcttcattttcttcttttACAATCTTCTTCCTAAATGTTTCATGCAATGGAAAATATCTTTTAGACATCTTCACTACAATTCATTACTTCCTCTTAGTTTCAAGCAATTTGTACTAAAACTACAAAGACAACGACTGAAAAAGTGATCTGCTTCAGAAGTATTGTcgatcattcatcatcatcatctgagCTAGCATACGCTAGGCCTAGTAACCCCCCGCCGCCAGAGTTATCAACCTTAGGCTTAGTTTCACTTTCATGCATCTCTGCCGTAGGATGTTCCTCTACTTTCTTTGATCCAGAAAAAGATTGCTCCTCAAATTTCGCTGGTCCTGATAAAGACTGATCATTGTCTTTCAAATTATCACGATCACGCCCATGATTTGTAATAGAAGCGTCACTAGGCGCTTGTGTTGGCTTATTGCTTTCAGACCTTGGTCGCTTAGGTTTAATCTCAACAACTTTTTTCAGCAGATCTTGTTGCCTGCATTGAAAAAATATAGATATAATGAATAACACTGAAGCCAGAAAACAAGCACAGGGGTAAGTTGGAGTGGAAGAAAATTAACCTAATGCCGCTCTTTGGCTTTGGTTCAACACGTAACGGTAACGGTAATGATGCAGGTGAAGAATCTGCTAAACTTGCTGCTCTGTATCCATTggtaaaggaaacaaaataatacaaatatatacaatttccAGAAGAAATGATTATAGACGAAAACAACTTAAACAgtcttaaaataaaaactaaactaagAACTAAACTTGCATtcgaaaaaataaatagattctaGGAACATAAACATTTGTCTGACTCCAAGATGAAGGGAAACACAGGAATGATATCTGTAGGAATGAGCACAAAAGGATATCTTAAAAGCTGCAAATGCTCGTTTTTCAGTACGACGCAAGAGGCGTTCTGCATCCTCCTCTGCTTCCATTTGCTCCTTGAGATATAGTAGATCGTCACTGTCCAAGGCTGCAAACTAAAACTTTAAAAGAGAACAACAAGTCTAACATATAATATAAGAAGAGCAAATAAAAGCAAGAGGTGAGGAAGCACAAACAACACAGAAATACGCAAAATCTAGGGACTAAGTGTGGTACCCCGCCTCGCCCGTGAAGATAACCTCCACGCTCCCCAGCTACTTCTTGCATCTGCTTGCATCAGCCAGCCAATACAGGAAGCCAGGATCCCTGTCAGGGCACGTTATCAGAATAATCCCCCATATTGCtagaaaaattatttgaaaacttTAAACATAGACAACGGGAGCATTTGGGTaaacaacaaaatataatagTTATTCAATAAACACTTATCATATGAGAACTTATGTCCCTGAATGGTATGAGTTAGAGTTGGGATGCTGAAGGCATATTAAGGAGGCAAAGAGTCCAATCCTTGCTGCTACAATTCCCCCTCCCCCTAACAAATTTACTACTAACACTTTATTactacaacaacaaccaagttttatcccactaagtggggtcAGCTGCATGGATCAACTTTCGCCATTATGTTCACCATGCTTTTATCCAAAGCGTTAATATCGAGACCTTTcttaataatttctcttatagtttttctaggtcttcctctacCTCTAGATGTTTGActtatctccatctgatctactctCCTTAGTCCTTACTATAGAATTTACAGATCttctctctacatgttcaaatcaTTTAAATCTATTTGCCACCATCTTTTCTACTATAGGTGTTAGCGCAGTCCCCAACACTTTATtgttaaaagaaaagaagaaatgaGTTACTTAAGTTCAAATATGTTATTTGAGTTTTAAACATTTTTTCAGCTGTAAAAATTTGAACTTGAGATGGATGATGATCACATCACAGCCAAGACAATGGGTATACTCTGCATAAGTGGTTTTGATGAACTACTTGGAGGAGAGCacattaatttaaattcaaaagaaCTCATAGACATATCATATCATAACTAGTCTTTTGTTTCTCTATACATGTACACAAGTACTTGTGACACAAGATAACCTGAAATAAACAACTCTTCCAAACGCCCCAAGATACACAaccaacaacaaccaagccttaccCCACTAAGTGAGGTGGGCAAGATGGATCAACTTCTGTTAAAATGTTTTATCAAGgaccatgcttctatccaaataattaatcttgaaatctttcttaataacttctttTATGGTTTTTTTAGGTCTTCCTCTGcctctagttgtttgacttctCTCTATCTGATCTACTCTCTTAACCAAAGAATGCAGGGCTTTTCCCTCTACATGCCCAAATCACCTAAATCCACCTATTCCACCATCTTTTCAACAAGGATTAGTGAAGCTCCAATTTGCTATATTTTTAATAGAGGAATTCAAAGGAGATACTTGCAAACTACAAAGCTTATTCTAAAGTCCACCTATCTCATTTTCCACGCAACAATTAAACTATATCGTCTCAATGGACAATCAAAGAATGGTCTCCTAGTATTACAAGAACTGTATTTTTGTTCCCAATAGCATCTCCGAGTTTTGTCAAATAGTATACAGTAGCGGAATTTCAACAAATTGTTATTGTTCTGCAGTATACTATTTAGCACAAAGTGTTATCAGCTAACGGCTATTGCGGTGCTATAGCGTAGCAGAATTTGAACAAATTGCTATTTTCCACTAACAATTGGCAACACTGATATATCCTCACTCATTAGGTTAAAGATTGAGCCCTTAGCATTGGCAAACACCAACCATACAAGAATTAAAACAGGAAACAATAACAACataattataaacaaaaaaattttgCACTATAGAAAAAAGGATTACAGTAGT is part of the Vicia villosa cultivar HV-30 ecotype Madison, WI linkage group LG2, Vvil1.0, whole genome shotgun sequence genome and encodes:
- the LOC131653278 gene encoding uncharacterized protein LOC131653278 isoform X1; this encodes MAGREVREYTNLTDPKDKKLGKGKDKIDDEDVTFQRMVAKMQEVAGERGGYLHGRGALDSDDLLYLKEQMEAEEDAERLLRRTEKRAFAAFKRAASLADSSPASLPLPLRVEPKPKSGIRQQDLLKKVVEIKPKRPRSESNKPTQAPSDASITNHGRDRDNLKDNDQSLSGPAKFEEQSFSGSKKVEEHPTAEMHESETKPKVDNSGGGGLLGLAYASSDDDDE
- the LOC131653278 gene encoding uncharacterized protein LOC131653278 isoform X2, which gives rise to MQEVAGERGGYLHGRGALDSDDLLYLKEQMEAEEDAERLLRRTEKRAFAAFKRAASLADSSPASLPLPLRVEPKPKSGIRQQDLLKKVVEIKPKRPRSESNKPTQAPSDASITNHGRDRDNLKDNDQSLSGPAKFEEQSFSGSKKVEEHPTAEMHESETKPKVDNSGGGGLLGLAYASSDDDDE